The proteins below are encoded in one region of Penicillium psychrofluorescens genome assembly, chromosome: 4:
- a CDS encoding uncharacterized protein (ID:PFLUO_007275-T1.cds;~source:funannotate) produces MFHKFSATPANARSQTQNSRSARISNDPNNHSIGNAASRPGLEHKAVPPVKRHKVARACDRCRRHRLKCDEQKPCAQCVGIKAKCMMSYPLPRTSRASNSGTDHTRYVSSALPSRSPPPSPSHVTCHDNNASPISLSASPSHSTCIGQESSHMTRTAPENVPMESFDLAHMQGFFASGQSSCSYTPALGGCLFPQLPYPSLPSGEGLPVPNALPKGQRSCLLRLFWDTCHPLLQILSETEFAELVSMPPSTMGDEFSVKNALLDSMIALGIQHSNATGRAWRVLGLQQLRSLDTARPGFEYFHRCRECMRTTTEVTLEVLRCHALMVLYLMKGNAIHDAYNLIGITIRKAYVIKLHQQPPSHLPEAAKIAHMQLWWMLFSLDLQCSLQLDLPPVSQKSLVTCPFPAEDALTRFLSFSSHSEKGMYAYIYSARLAKLAVIVSDISECTSTAGLADDDSISSATREHHALNLSSALQKLEAWRDQIPPELLLLCQCANGSANTEVLDFDRALALPDWLLRQAVLLELHYHNAFMMIQRPFVRLLYAHSGDTRGMINPPDSREPHLELHIASALEHATLIVDLVFTVCSMSDVLYGWSEILQPLWNATLTIMAYLSANSLSSVVPRALETLTRAQAVFEFFSPTSPTALSAKTIVHSLANSLHDTMTHKSYTDSGNEPMNWHILASLLEEQQMFSGGFESASSSKDIYSNVLFPTLMHSVSQMNDSAA; encoded by the coding sequence ATGTTTCACAAGTTTTCTGCCACGCCTGCGAATGCGCGCAGCCAAACCCAAAACTCTAGATCGGCTCGCATCAGCAACGATCCTAACAACCACAGCATTGGTAACGCAGCCTCTCGCCCCGGCCTCGAACACAAAGCCGTACCCCCGGTCAAGCGGCATAAGGTCGCCAGAGCCTGCGACCGCTGTCGCCGGCACCGTCTCAAGTGCGACGAGCAGAAGCCTTGTGCACAATGTGTCGGCATAAAGGCAAAGTGCATGATGTCCTACCCTCTTCCACGCACCTCTCGGGCCAGCAACAGTGGCACCGACCACACGAGATATGTGTCGTCAGCACTCCCTTCAAGATCgccacctccttcgccttctcaCGTTACATGTCATGACAATAACGCCAGCCCGATCAGCCTGTCTGCCTCTCCTTCTCACTCTACTTGCATAGGCCAGGAGAGCTCGCACATGACAAGAACCGCGCCGGAAAATGTCCCCATGGAAAGCTTCGATCTCGCTCATATGCAAGGCTTCTTTGCCAGCGGGCAGTCGTCCTGCTCATATACCCCCGCCCTTGGTGGCTGTCTCTTCCCCCAGCTCCCGTATCCTAGCCTCCCTTCAGGAGAAGGTCTTCCGGTGCCGAATGCGCTTCCCAAGGGTCAGCGCAGCTGCTTGCTCCGGCTTTTTTGGGACACTTGTCATCCGCTTCTGCAGATCTTGAGCGAGACAGAATTTGCCGAGCTTGTTTCCATGCCGCCGTCAACCATGGGCGATGAATTTTCGGTGAAGAACGCTTTGCTTGATTCCATGATCGCTCTGGGCATACAGCACAGCAATGCTACTGGCCGCGCATGGCGCGTACTGGGTCTCCAGCAGCTACGCTCACTGGACACCGCCCGTCCTGGCTTTGAATACTTTCATCGTTGTCGTGAATGCATGAGGACCACTACAGAAGTGACGTTGGAGGTCTTACGATGCCACGCCCTTATGGTCCTCTACCTCATGAAGGGCAATGCTATCCACGACGCGTACAACCTGATCGGCATCACCATTCGCAAGGCCTACGTCATCAAGCTCCATCAACAGCCTCCGAGCCATCTTCCTGAGGCCGCAAAGATTGCTCACATGCAATTATGGTGGATGCTCTTCTCTCTAGACCTCCAGTGCTCATTGCAGCTCGACTTGCCCCCCGTCAGCCAGAAAAGTCTCGTCACATGTCCCTTTCCCGCTGAAGACGCCCTCACCcgcttcctctccttttccAGCCATAGCGAGAAGGGCATGTACGCTTATATTTACTCCGCTCGTTTAGCAAAACTCGCCGTCATCGTGTCTGACATTAGCGAGTGCACCTCGACCGCAGGCCTTGCTGATGACGACAGCATTAGCTCGGCCACTCGAGAGCATCATGCCCTCAATCTCTCGTCCGCCCTGCAAAAGCTCGAGGCCTGGCGGGACCAGATACCTCcagagctgctgctgttgtgCCAGTGTGCAAACGGTTCTGCCAATACCGAAGTGCTTGATTTCGATCGCGCCCTGGCCTTGCCCGATTGGCTGCTGCGGCAAGCTGTGCTCTTGGAACTGCACTATCACAACGCATTCATGATGATCCAACGTCCCTTCGTCCGTCTTCTCTACGCCCACTCCGGCGACACTAGAGGCATGATAAACCCACCCGATTCCCGAGAGCCACACTTGGAGCTGCACATTGCGAGCGCCCTCGAGCACGCAACTTTAATTGTTGACTTAGTCTTCACGGTTTGCTCTATGTCCGACGTCCTCTACGGCTGGTCAGAGATCCTGCAGCCGCTCTGGAACGCGACACTGACAATCATGGCCTATCTTTCCGCTAATTCACTGAGCTCCGTGGTACCACGGGCGCTTGAAACCCTCACACGCGCCCAAGCTGTTTTTGAGTTCTTCTCCCCCACTAGCCCGACTGCCCTCTCCGCCAAAACCATTGTCCATTCGCTCGCCAACAGCCTACATGATACAATGACGCACAAATCATACACAGATTCCGGAAATGAACCAATGAACTGGCACATTCTTGCATCGCTGCTTGAGGAGCAGCAAATGTTCTCAGGCGGCTTCGAGAGCGCTTCTTCGTCGAAAGATATCTATAGCAATGTGCTTTTTCCAACCCTCATGCATTCGGTATCGCAAATGAACGACTCCGCCGCTTGA
- a CDS encoding uncharacterized protein (ID:PFLUO_007276-T1.cds;~source:funannotate), protein MPTKAHEQISRKFSSGLIVKLSRMKEGLQDELHETGSADVDLTSRRKEPDQSFLPATLPSSRSDKFPTLVIEAAFSESKTRLRSNAKLWLVESKGDVKIALIMSTSKTRKEVVFELWQATGRATRNEPGRIVAELKQTVFVTEEGGHVRASGKLIIRFEDLFLRGAILPEEDIVFTERDFAKIASQVWAVQKF, encoded by the coding sequence ATGCCGACCAAGGCACATGAGCAAATCTCCAGGAAGTTCTCCAGCGGGTTGATCGTCAAACTATCCCGCATGAAGGAGGGTCTTCAAGATGAATTGCACGAGACCGGATCCGCCGATGTTGATCTAACGTCACGGCGAAAGGAACCCGACCAGTCCTTTCTCCCTGCAACCCTCCCATCGAGCCGTAGCGACAAATTTCCGACCCTGGTCATCGAGGCTGCATTTTCCGAGTCCAAAACAAGATTGCGCAGCAATGCGAAGCTGTGGCTGGTTGAATCAAAAGGTGATGTAAAAATTGCTCTCATTATGTCTACGAGCAAGACACGAAAGGAGGTTGTGTTTGAATTATGGCAGGCAACTGGGCGGGCGACTCGAAATGAGCCTGGGAGGATAGTTGCTGAGCTCAAACAAACAGTGTTTGTGACCGAAGAGGGCGGCCATGTCCGAGCTAGTGGAAAGTTGATTATTCGATTTGAGGATCTTTTCTTGCGAGGCGCTATTCTTCCCGAAGAAGACATTGTCTTCACGGAGCGTGATTTTGCGAAGATAGCGAGCCAGGTCTGGGCGGTGCAGAAGTTCTGA